GAAACCTTGTCCAAACAAGCCACCACTTCCAATCGCAATTTGTCCCTGCGCCTGTTGGTAAGTCGTTGTTTGCGCAAAGTCAAAGGGATTGAGCCAGGCCAAGATGCGGTTGATCTGGTAGGTTGGCATTCCAATCTGATGCAAGAAGGCACGTCCATCCTTGCTTATAAAGATGGCCATGAAGCCTGCAACTGCAGTCACTCCTGTCGCAAAGACCGGAATGATAATCTTCCACGAAACACCTGAAAGGAGAACCATACCTGCAAAAATAGCCACAAAGACCAAGGCAGTCCCCAAGTCACTTTGTAGGGCTAAGAGGATCAAGACTGGGATGGTAAAGGCGATCATCCAACCAATCAATAGGAAATCCAAGGGAATAATTCGTCGCCATTCCTTGTGTTTTTGAGTGAATTGTACGATGACTCGAGCCAACATCAAGATATAGGAAATCTTCATGAACTCCGATGGCTGAAAGAGTGTCGTTCCACCAATCGATACCCAGTTCTTGGCACCTGTTGACGCTACAAGATTTGGATTGTAGAAAACAAGAGGTAGGACCATCAAAGCTAGCCCTAGACCATAAAGATAGGGAGTCACCTTCCATAAAAACTCGGTATTAAAGAACATGACCACAAAACCAATGACAAGGCCCAAGGAAATCCAAGCAATTTGCTGACCTAGAATTGGCAATACATTATTTGGATAGTCATGACTAACTGCTATATAAATGGCCACTACTCCAATCACCAGTAAACAAAACACTGGTAGGAGAAGGCTATAATCGACTCGAGAGTCGAAGGAACGTTTCATATTTTTTACCTCTTCTCTTTCTTGGATTTTTCTTTCATTCTATTGCGACGAGATTGGAGAAAATCAGCTACTGCAGGCTCTAGCTGTTCTCCAGAAAGAACCTGAACAGCCCTTTCTTTTGACAAGGCCTGAGCGATTTGTTTGCCGTAACGCTTGCTGACAACACGACTGTCTAAGATTACAGCAACCGAAACTTGGTCAGATCGTCTAACAGTACGGCCCAGGGCTTGTTTTAACCGAATGATCGCCATCGGCAACTGATAATCATAGAAAGGATTTTTCCCTTCTTGACGCAGTTCTTGGTTTAATTTTTTGGTTAAAGGTTCTTGGGGATTTTGGAAAGGCAATCTCGGAATCACTTGAATCACGCAAGGATGGGTTGAAAAATCAACCCCTTCCCAGAAACTACCTGTTCCAAGCAAGATCTGGCGTTCACCTTTTTCAAAACGTTTTTTCAGTTGGCTTGGTTCCCCATTTTTATACTGAGCTAGATGCAGTTGGTCGAGCAGGTCCGAAACTGCCAGCAGCATTTCTTTTGAAGTAAACAAAACCAATAAGGGTTCTTGAAAGGCCTGTAAGCTTCGAATGACAGAAGCCACTTCACTAGCATAGTCAACAGGTGAAACTTCTGTCACAAGAGGAAAATCATCGACTAGAAAGACTTCTTGTTGGTCCTGTTTTGCTACATCAAGCTTAACAAGCGGAGCATCCGGAAATCCCAATAGATCTGCTAGGGAAACCCGATTGCTGATTTCAAGAGTGGCCGATACTCCTAGGAGCCTACAATCTTCTGGCAATAAGTCTGCTAGTATAAAGCGGCCTTTTTTACTTGAACAAATCAAGACATCCTTGCTCGATTTCTCTGCTGTAGCAAGCCAAAATTCACGGTCCGAGGTGAAAAAGTTTGCAAGCTCTCGATACTCTGGGAGAGCTAACTCCGAAAAATGCTGGCGCAACTCTTCGAGAGAATCCAACCACTTTCCATTCTTAAGACCTGATTGATACTGCTCCATCAAGTAACGACATTCAAAACCTATACTCTCAAGCAAGCGTTTCTGAATCAAATCTTCTTCTGACTCCAAGGACTTATCAAGCTGGCTTACAAATTCCTCAAGGCGATAAGCCTGCTGAGCTAGATTTTCGAGAGCTAGCAGCATTTTTTGAGCTTCATCCAAAATTACCAAACGGTTGTCAACAAACTCTGGATTGTCTTCCAAACGAGTGACCAGATAGGCATGATTGGTCAAAAGAACACGACTGGTCTTGGCCTTTTCCTGCCCTCGTTTCCAAAAATCCTCTGTGGCAAATAAACTTTTCTTTGAAAGCTTGCCATCGTGGACTAGTTCTGGTAGAAAATGTTGATAGCGATAAAGTTGCCCAATTTCGTCCAAGTCACCTGTTTCTGTCTCTGTTAGCCAGATAAGCAGTTGCATTTTAAAGCGAGTAAATAGACGATTGGACTCCGGCCGATG
This Streptococcus oralis DNA region includes the following protein-coding sequences:
- a CDS encoding FtsW/RodA/SpoVE family cell cycle protein; translation: MKRSFDSRVDYSLLLPVFCLLVIGVVAIYIAVSHDYPNNVLPILGQQIAWISLGLVIGFVVMFFNTEFLWKVTPYLYGLGLALMVLPLVFYNPNLVASTGAKNWVSIGGTTLFQPSEFMKISYILMLARVIVQFTQKHKEWRRIIPLDFLLIGWMIAFTIPVLILLALQSDLGTALVFVAIFAGMVLLSGVSWKIIIPVFATGVTAVAGFMAIFISKDGRAFLHQIGMPTYQINRILAWLNPFDFAQTTTYQQAQGQIAIGSGGLFGQGFNVSNLLIPVRESDMIFTVIAEDFGFIGSVFVVALYLLLIYRMLKITLKSNNQFYTYISTGFIMMLLFHIFENIGAVTGLLPLTGIPLPFISQGGSAIISNLIGVGLLLSMSYQTNLAEEKSGKVPFKRKKVVLKQIK
- a CDS encoding bifunctional DnaQ family exonuclease/ATP-dependent helicase, producing MNARNDRYVVVDLEATSTRSKAKIIQVGIVVIENGEIIDQYATDVNPHEPLDSHIKELTGLTDQRLAAAPEFSQVAGKIFELVKDGIFVAHNVQFDANLLAEFLFFEGYELRTPRVDTVELSQVLYPQFEKYNLGILCQELGIELEHAHTALSDAQATAELLLYMRQKLFELPKGLLESLLNLADNLLYESYLVIEEVYQQQSLLSSPDLMELHGLFLRKESKALVPRKLSKDFAKNISLLGLEERPQQLEFAEKVEQLLEEDQTSFIQAQTGLGKTYGYLLPALNLESQAGILVSVPTKILQNQIMQEEGQRLKEVFHLEIHSLKGPQNYLKLDAFHQVLHRPESNRLFTRFKMQLLIWLTETETGDLDEIGQLYRYQHFLPELVHDGKLSKKSLFATEDFWKRGQEKAKTSRVLLTNHAYLVTRLEDNPEFVDNRLVILDEAQKMLLALENLAQQAYRLEEFVSQLDKSLESEEDLIQKRLLESIGFECRYLMEQYQSGLKNGKWLDSLEELRQHFSELALPEYRELANFFTSDREFWLATAEKSSKDVLICSSKKGRFILADLLPEDCRLLGVSATLEISNRVSLADLLGFPDAPLVKLDVAKQDQQEVFLVDDFPLVTEVSPVDYASEVASVIRSLQAFQEPLLVLFTSKEMLLAVSDLLDQLHLAQYKNGEPSQLKKRFEKGERQILLGTGSFWEGVDFSTHPCVIQVIPRLPFQNPQEPLTKKLNQELRQEGKNPFYDYQLPMAIIRLKQALGRTVRRSDQVSVAVILDSRVVSKRYGKQIAQALSKERAVQVLSGEQLEPAVADFLQSRRNRMKEKSKKEKR